The genomic DNA ACGCGCTTTACGCCCAGTAAATCCGGATAACGCTTGCCTCCTACGTTTTACCGCGGCTGCTGGCACGTAGTTAGCCGAGACTTATTCCGGGGGTACTGTCCTTCCTCATCCCCCCGAAAAGCGCTTTACAACCCGAAGGCCGTCATCGCGCACGCGGCGTTGCTGGATCAGGCTTTCGCCCATTGTCCAATATTCCCTACTGCTGCCACCCGTAGGTGTCTGGCCCGTGTTTCAGTGCCAGTGTGGGGGGCCACCCTCTCAGGACCCCTACCCGTCGTCGCCTTGGTAGGCCATTACCCTACCAACTAGCTGATGGGCCGCAGGCCCCTCCCGAAGCGGCTTGCGCCTTTCCACCGAAGGCATCTAATCCCTCGGGTCACATGAGGTATTAGCACCACTTTCGCGGTGTTATCCCTCACTTCGGGGCAGGTCACCAACGTGTTACTCACCCGTTCGCCACTAGGAACACCCTCGTATTGCTACGTGAGTGCCCTCGTTCGACTTGCATGTATTAGGCACGCCGCCAGCGTTCATCCTGAGCCAGGATCAAACTCTCCGTATTGACTTCTTTCCCCACCTTGCGATGGGGTTTCAGTCACCCTGACTGGAGCAAAGGCTTGCTTGGCTTCCTGTCACTATTCAGTTGTTAAGGTGCCTGTTGCAAAGCGGATTATCTTACCACCCGCTCCGCCCCCTGTCAAGGGATAGAGACGCATTGGCCGATGCGCCACCTGCGCACATCGGCTGGTCGCCAGACCGGCGGGCCCTGCGGCCTCGGTCTCTGACGCCCTTGCTCGTCTCTAGGTTGTCTCAGTCTGCCCGCCGGGCGGGCGAGACCGTTGTGGAATGGTTGCCTCCATTATAAGCGTGCCGGTCGCAAGCTGTCAAGCTCGGCCCCGGTCTGCAGCCCCGCCCCCACCCCCGGCCACCCAACGGCCCGCACGTACCCCCGGCTACAAACTCTACCCCGAGGGGCACCCTTCGCACCCTCCCCGGGCGCCGCCGGCAAGCCTACCCTTCGCCACGGCCCGATCCCCCGGGGGCGCCCAGGCCCGCGACCGGGGCTCGCAGCCGAAGGTGCCCTCCCTCGGCGGCCCTCTCTTCGAGTGGCCACGCCCCCCGCCATCACCGCCTCGCCCGGCCGGAACCACCGCGACCAGGTCTAGCGGCCCACAACCTCGACAATCTCCAGCCCCATGAATCCCGTGAGTCGCCTGGCACTCACCGGATCGACGTGCCCTTCGAGGCCAGCCGACCTCAGCAGGATTTCCGCGCTCTGGCCTTCACCCGGGTAGGTGATAAGGAAAAGGCGACCAAACTCCGAGTCGCGATCCATGTAGTCCTGCGACACCCCGTGCAAGCGGGCGTAGTAGCGCATCATCGGCGCCCGCAATGGCGGCGCCACGATCTCGTCGTTTTCCCTCAATACATCCTTCAGGAACAACACCGCCTGCTCTTCCCTGCCCTTGTTCGCCCAGTTCTCTGGCAACGTCTCGAGCGCACGCACCACCGGGGCCCCGGCCAGCATCATGCCGAGTGCCAAGAAGCCCGCCGCTAGCGGGATCCGGGGACAGTAAGACCTTTGCCCGAGCTCGATGGCCCCGACGGTTCCGGCCGACACCCACAGGGCCACAAGCGGAAGAAGTGAGAACCAGATCCTCGCGTCGTAGATCGGCCGCTGCACAAAGATGAACCCTGCCACCACCACCAGAGCCACGACCTGCATTGGGACGGTGTGCCTGCTCAACCTCCGGTGGAGCAGCAGACTCAGCGCCAGGCCAGCCACGACAAGCACACGCACGTACGGCGGGAGGCCGCCTGCCCAAGCGCCGGATACCTGAGCGAGGTTGGCGAGAAAGGCCTCGCCGAACCCGATATCGAGATTGGGTGCAACTCGACCGATCGCCACCATCCGCTGCGGGCCAGTCACCATCAGCGCCGGCGTATACAGGGCGAAGACCAGCAGGACTGTCGCCAGGCCGGAGGCCGTCCAGAAGAGCAGGAAGTCCTTTCTGGATCGATAGCCCTCACCGAGGCTTCCCAACATCCCCTCCGCCAGCAGCCAGGCCATCAGAACAGCGTAGGGGTAGACCATGACCGGAATGGTGAACATCCCGAGACCGGAGAACAAGGCCACCAGCAACCAGGCCAGCAGGTTCCTCCGACGGCAGGCGTGACAGGCGAGCCAGAAGGCCAGGACCGCAAACAAGGCAAGCGGAGCGTATCCCCTTGCCTTCACCGAATGCCCGATATGAGCCGAAGACACTGCGAGCAGGAGGGCGGCGCCCAACCCTGTGGTTCGGCTGTAGGTGTCGCGCCCCAGGAAGTAGATCCCTAGGATGGTCGCAAGGCCTGCGACCAGCGCGGGCAACCGGACTGCCCAGGGCGCGGGCCCGAGCAGCCTGGCGGAGAGGTAGACAAGGACAGTGTGAAAGATGTGATTGTTCGGAACATGGTAGTTGGTCAGCGCGAACCCGAGCGAACGGCCAAAGGTCATCACGGTGTAGGCTTCGTCGTGGTTGAGGCCGGCCATGATCCGAGGCAGGCGCAAGGCAAGGGCGGAAGCCGTCACAAGTGCAAGCCACAGGAGCCAGATTCTGTCCTCGTGATGGGGCCGGATCGCACGCCAAAGGCCCAAGGCATCTGTGCGGAAGGAGGCGAACCCACCCCGCCCTGCTGGGCCGCCGCGCCGCGCCAGCCAAACGACCAGTGCACACAGCCCGGCGGCAAGGACAAGCCAGACTCTCACAATCACGGCCGTCGCCTCGGTGAGCGTCTCGAAGTCCCCATCCGGCATGACCCCGTTCAGCGCGTTCTTCAACTGCCGGAAGGGAAGGCCTGCGGCAGCCAACAGAACCATGGCGCTCGAGATCGCCATGCCAACGAGTATGACATTTCGACGAAGTCCACGGATCCGCATTGGATCACCCGAGATTCGACCGTCGCTTGCCGACGGGTTGTCTGACGCCAAGCATACCGTTGGCAGGCATCCATGGCCAGCATCTGCTCCGAAACGCTGATGTCCTCAGCCGCAAGTCGGCAATCTGCGCGGCCCCTGCCGCCTCTCAGGACGTGCTGGCTTGTCGACCTCCCTGCGAGACCGGAGATTCGCGCGTCTGCGAGGATGCAGATCTCTCCCCGCTGGAGGGGAGCAGGGAATAGGTCGCCCCGACCTCGCAGAGCCTGGCCTTCCCTCTTCCTGGTCTAGAACTCGGCAAAGCGACCTCGGGCTCCGCACAGCGACCCGAAGGGGATCGTGGTCGCCCTCTCAAATGAGGACCGCGCCCAGCTCTAAGCTTCCGGGTTGTGTCCCGGGCCTGACGACCCCACTCGGACGGCAGGAGGGACGGACGTGCTGCCAGGCCGCACCTTGCGCCAGGCACACAAGATGGAACGGTTCTGGGCGGTGCGACGATGTGATCGATCGTTGGATGGGCGCGGTGGCCGGCTTGGTCCCATTCACAAACCATCGGGCCGGCCTTTCGGCGTGCCCGATTCCGTTGTATTCCCGCGGAACCAGCTCATGCTTCGAGGAGGCGCTCGTCCGCCCGCCAACAGATTCCGATACCAGGGACTGGCGCCTGGAGCATCGTCTGCGCCCTGATCTGGCTACCACCGGACCATGGGGCCCCATGGCGGTAGCGGCTCCCTCCGGGCCTGTTGTCCGCCAGTCTGGGAACACGCCTCGCTTCAGGCCAGGTTTACCTCCGAATGGCGGTGGCCGAATCGTACCCGGTCGGTTCCGTGAGCGCCGTCGGCAGCGGGGCCGTCGCGTTCCCGCCAGGATGGGGCTCGACACTGGAACCGCCCATGCGGCCTGCGGCTCTTCCAGGAATGGACGCCGATCCCTTCTCCTCGGAAGGCCTGCTGGACGCCGATCGAGCGGAGGGTGCCTCGGCGCGCCCCGGGACGGGCGATCGGGGGCCAAGCCTCGAGCGCTTGGTCTTTCGCACATCGCGATCGGGTTTACGGCGTACAGGCCAGTTTCGCCTTGCCCTCCGCCGAAATCACGTTCGGGCTCAGTACGTCCACCCGGTACCAAGGCTCACCAGCACTGCCGACTTTGAGTGTGTCCGTAAATGTCTTCTTTCCCCCAGAGGCGAAAACGAACAGGGTGGGCCCGATGGCCTGACCTTCGCTCGAATCGGCTTCGTACTTGACCGTGGCCGGGCCGGTTGTAGTGATCGTGAAGGTGACGTTGAACTTGTAGGGAAGCTCGGCGCAAGGAATGTCCTCCTTCTTCGGGTCAAAGGTGACGGTGATCTTGGTCACGATGTTGACCGGAGGAGGTAGTTCCGGGAGTGCGATACCCTGTTCGGCGCCAGCCATCTCTGCCGCTGGCACCCAGCAGTTCTTGCCCTCGCGGCTCGGATTGCCCACCAGCAGCCAGGTCGCTTCAAGATTGCGTCCCGTGGCCAGCACTTCCTGACCCGCCAGGACCTTGCCTTCAACCGTGTATTCGATGCCGGGGCCAAAACGGCAGATTACCTCTCCTGCCAGCGGGGAAACCGAGATCTCCGACACCGAAGGCAAGGGGGACGGGGACGGGGTCGGTGTCGCTACCGTCTCCTGGGTCGGTGCAGGCAGAGTAGGAGCCGCTGGCGCCGGCGTGGTGCTCGGCTGGTAGGTTGGCGGGATGGCAAAGGGCGTCGGCGGCTCATCCGTTGGCGCCGGCAAGCCGGCAGGGAAGTTGCAGCCGGCCAGGATCGCCAACGAGAGGACCGCCCCTGTGCGGCACAGCTTGCGCATCATTCTCCTCCTCGGCCGGGAGCTACAGCTCCGACCGGCCCTCCAGCGCTCGGGCGAGCGTATGGGTGTCGGCGTATTCCAGGTCACCGCCGGATGGCAGGCCGCGTGCCAGGCGGGTCACCCTTACGGGAAGGCCTTGCAGCCGCCGCTTCAAGTATATGGCCGTTGCCTCGCCTTCGAGGGTGGGGTTGGTCGCTACTATCACCTCGTCCACTCCGGCGGATGCCACCCGCTGCACCAGCTCTTCAATCTTCAAGTCCTCCGGGCCCACACCCTCCACCGGGGAGATCACTCCTTGTAGGACATGGTAGCGGCCGCCAAACGCCCCACTGCGCTCGATTGCCAGCACGTCCAGGGGATCCTCCACAACGCACACGACCCGGTCGTTCCGAGCAGGGTCCGAACACAGGCCGCAGGCAGGCGAGCCGGCCTGCATGATGTTGAAGCACAGAGGGCACTCACCGGTCGCTCGGTGGAGCTCGAGCACAGCCTGGCCGAGATCCGCGGCCTCGCTCTCGGGGGCGCGCAGCAGGTGATAGGTCAGGCGTGAGGCGGTCTTGGGGCCGATGCCCGGCAGACGGCCGAGTGCCTCCATCAGGCGTTGGACTGCGCGCGGGATCGTTTCTGCCATTCCGGCTCCGCCGGGCTACAGGCCGCCCAAGCCCCCGGTCAGCGGGCCGAGTCGTCGGGCCGCCAATTGTTGCGACTCACGGATCGCCTGGTTGATCGCCCCGACCATCATGTCCTGCACCAGGTCGGCGTCCTCAGCCTTCAGCACCCCGGGGTCGATCGCCACCTGCCGGCATTCCTGGGTTCCGGTCATGATCAGGCGAACGGCACCGCCACCGACGCTGACCTCGACGGTCTGCTCGGCGAGTTCCTCCCGGGCTTGAGCGATCTCAGCCTGCAAGCGCTGAACCTGGGCCAGCAGGTCCATGGGGTTGGGGGACATGGCAGCCGCCTCCTCTCCGAGCGGGTTGCACTCGCCGCCCGGCCGATGGCCGAGGGCGGGCAGCTCAGGCGTTGCCTTCCGGAGGCAACTGCTTGACGTCCATCACTTGTGCACCCAGGTCGCGGATGGCGGTCGCCACCATTCCCCCCTCCTCAACCGCTGCGGTCGACCGGGGACCTTCTGGCTCGCGGGCCGCCTGCTTGACAACCGGCTCCCGCGCCAGGACACAGCGCACGCCGAAGGGCTCCCCCATGACCTCTTGCAGCGCTTCCTGCACGCAGGCCAGGTTATGCCCTTTTTCCATCTTCTCCCGCAACAGGTCACTGGAGAAGGCCAGAACCACATTCCCCTTCTCGATGCCCAGCGGTTTGCAGGAATTGAGCAAGGCCTGCGCCCGCGGATCCCTGCGGTAGGCTGCTTTGAGAACCTCGCGCCAGCGCTCGAGGAGTGCCGCTTGCGGGGCGGAAGGCGAGACGGGTGTCCCGGCCTCGGTGGAGTGGCTCGATGCCGCCGACGAGGGCGGAGCAGCGTCGGTATCGCTTGACCTGGCAGGCGGCTTGGGCTTCGCGGAGCTGTTGCTCGCCTCCGGCGTCGCTGGGCTCTCCGGCAGCGCCGCCGGACGAGGCCGGGCGGCCTCGATCAGCGCCAACTCCAGCGGCAGGCCTGGCTGCCACGAGCCGCGGCTATCGGCCGCCGCTCGCGAGAAGGCGCGTAGAGCATTCAGCAGGTCCGCCAGCGCCAGGCCTGCCGAGAGGGACTGCATTTCGCGTCCAACCTCTTCCGGCACGTCGACTAGATCCTGGTTGCCAGTCCGGACCAGGAGCAGACCACGCAGGTACTCGACAACCTGGCGCGCCAGCTGGCGTGGATCGGCGCCCGAGTCCAGCGCCTGATTGATCCGCTCCAGGCCAAGACCGATCTCATGCTCGACGATCGATCGCACAATCCCAACGACATACTCGTTGGACGCAGTCCCCATCACTACCCGGGCAAAGTCCAGCGTGACGGTGTCGCCGGTTGAAACCAGTTGGTCCAGCAGCGAGATCGCGTCCCGCAGGCTGCCCGTCGCCTGGCGCGAGATCAACCCCAGCACCCCCGGCTCGACAGACATACCCTG from Anaerolineales bacterium includes the following:
- a CDS encoding glycosyltransferase family 39 protein; protein product: MAISSAMVLLAAAGLPFRQLKNALNGVMPDGDFETLTEATAVIVRVWLVLAAGLCALVVWLARRGGPAGRGGFASFRTDALGLWRAIRPHHEDRIWLLWLALVTASALALRLPRIMAGLNHDEAYTVMTFGRSLGFALTNYHVPNNHIFHTVLVYLSARLLGPAPWAVRLPALVAGLATILGIYFLGRDTYSRTTGLGAALLLAVSSAHIGHSVKARGYAPLALFAVLAFWLACHACRRRNLLAWLLVALFSGLGMFTIPVMVYPYAVLMAWLLAEGMLGSLGEGYRSRKDFLLFWTASGLATVLLVFALYTPALMVTGPQRMVAIGRVAPNLDIGFGEAFLANLAQVSGAWAGGLPPYVRVLVVAGLALSLLLHRRLSRHTVPMQVVALVVVAGFIFVQRPIYDARIWFSLLPLVALWVSAGTVGAIELGQRSYCPRIPLAAGFLALGMMLAGAPVVRALETLPENWANKGREEQAVLFLKDVLRENDEIVAPPLRAPMMRYYARLHGVSQDYMDRDSEFGRLFLITYPGEGQSAEILLRSAGLEGHVDPVSARRLTGFMGLEIVEVVGR
- a CDS encoding YbaB/EbfC family nucleoid-associated protein; its protein translation is MSPNPMDLLAQVQRLQAEIAQAREELAEQTVEVSVGGGAVRLIMTGTQECRQVAIDPGVLKAEDADLVQDMMVGAINQAIRESQQLAARRLGPLTGGLGGL
- the dnaX gene encoding DNA polymerase III subunit gamma/tau; protein product: MEQALYRQWRPKNWEEVVGQEHVVRTLRNAVRAERVGHAFLFAGPRGTGKTTLARVLAKAVNCQAPSTADRPCNACENCLAVNEGRFLDLIEIDAASNTSVEDVRDLRDRINFAPNRGRFKVYIVDEVHMLSTAAFNALLKTLEEPPPHAIFILATTEVHKIPATVLSRCQRHEFRRLPVAAIEGYLQRQVAAQGMSVEPGVLGLISRQATGSLRDAISLLDQLVSTGDTVTLDFARVVMGTASNEYVVGIVRSIVEHEIGLGLERINQALDSGADPRQLARQVVEYLRGLLLVRTGNQDLVDVPEEVGREMQSLSAGLALADLLNALRAFSRAAADSRGSWQPGLPLELALIEAARPRPAALPESPATPEASNSSAKPKPPARSSDTDAAPPSSAASSHSTEAGTPVSPSAPQAALLERWREVLKAAYRRDPRAQALLNSCKPLGIEKGNVVLAFSSDLLREKMEKGHNLACVQEALQEVMGEPFGVRCVLAREPVVKQAAREPEGPRSTAAVEEGGMVATAIRDLGAQVMDVKQLPPEGNA
- the recR gene encoding recombination mediator RecR → MAETIPRAVQRLMEALGRLPGIGPKTASRLTYHLLRAPESEAADLGQAVLELHRATGECPLCFNIMQAGSPACGLCSDPARNDRVVCVVEDPLDVLAIERSGAFGGRYHVLQGVISPVEGVGPEDLKIEELVQRVASAGVDEVIVATNPTLEGEATAIYLKRRLQGLPVRVTRLARGLPSGGDLEYADTHTLARALEGRSEL